A window from Frischella perrara encodes these proteins:
- a CDS encoding ABC transporter ATP-binding protein, protein MIIFSSIQIRRGVNLLLDKASAKINPGQKVGLVGKNGSGKSTLFSLIKGEIITDAGEVSLPSQWQLSWVDQETPALDISAIDYVIDGDREYRSLEKQLAIANEKNDGNEIALLHSKLEDIDGWSIQARAATLLDGLGFSQEQIYLPVKSFSGGWRMRLNLAQALMCRSDLLLLDEPTNHLDLDAVMWLEKWLKNYNGTLILISHDRDFLDPLVNKIIHIEQQKLFEYTGNYSSFENQRTVKLAQQQSLYENQQHKIAHLQSYIDRFRVKATKARQAQSRLKMLERMEKIAPAHVDNPFQFSFRPAEALPSPLITMENVVAGYGDKIVLNNIKLNLVPGSRIGLLGRNGAGKSTLIKVLAGELQPKSGHILLAKDVQLGYFAQHQLEYLRADESPLWHLSQIADPKHTEQELRNYLGGFDFRGDKVKEAVKTFSGGEKARLVLALIVWQRPNLLLLDEPTNHLDLDMRQALTEALIDFEGAIVVVSHDRHLLRSTTDEFYLVHDQLVEPFNGDLEDYQKWLNNDQKDNKKQETEIITPPIENLSAQEKKELKRKEAEFRAQMQPLKKALQQTENRIEQIRSSLDAVEQQLVDPQLYDSQNKTKLTDLLLKQNQLKIDLDTQEKNWLDIQEQLDNFVLIT, encoded by the coding sequence ATGATTATATTCTCGTCCATTCAAATCCGTCGTGGTGTCAATCTTTTATTGGATAAGGCATCCGCAAAAATTAATCCCGGACAGAAAGTGGGTTTAGTGGGTAAAAATGGTTCCGGAAAATCAACCTTGTTTTCTTTAATTAAAGGTGAAATTATCACCGATGCAGGTGAAGTATCTCTCCCATCTCAATGGCAGTTATCATGGGTAGATCAAGAAACACCTGCTCTTGATATTTCCGCTATTGATTATGTTATTGATGGTGATCGTGAGTATCGAAGCTTAGAAAAACAATTAGCTATTGCCAATGAAAAAAACGATGGTAATGAAATTGCATTATTACATAGTAAATTAGAGGATATTGATGGCTGGAGTATTCAGGCTCGGGCAGCCACTCTATTAGACGGGCTAGGCTTTAGTCAAGAACAGATATATTTACCGGTTAAGTCATTTTCTGGTGGCTGGCGTATGCGGTTGAACCTAGCACAAGCTTTAATGTGCCGTTCTGATTTATTATTACTTGATGAACCAACTAACCATCTTGATCTTGATGCTGTTATGTGGTTAGAAAAATGGCTTAAGAATTATAACGGTACATTAATTTTAATCTCACATGATAGAGATTTCCTCGACCCACTGGTCAATAAAATTATTCATATTGAACAGCAAAAATTATTTGAATATACCGGTAACTACTCTTCATTCGAAAACCAACGTACGGTCAAATTGGCACAGCAACAGTCGCTATATGAAAATCAGCAACATAAAATTGCCCACTTGCAAAGCTATATTGATCGCTTTAGAGTTAAAGCTACCAAAGCAAGACAAGCTCAAAGTCGCCTAAAAATGTTAGAAAGAATGGAAAAAATTGCTCCGGCTCATGTTGATAATCCATTTCAATTTTCATTTCGGCCGGCTGAAGCTTTACCAAGTCCGCTCATTACAATGGAAAACGTAGTCGCGGGTTATGGTGATAAAATTGTATTGAATAATATTAAATTAAATTTAGTTCCTGGTTCACGAATTGGTTTACTTGGACGAAACGGAGCGGGTAAATCAACATTAATTAAAGTGTTAGCAGGTGAATTACAGCCAAAATCAGGTCATATTCTTCTAGCTAAAGATGTTCAATTAGGCTATTTTGCACAGCATCAATTAGAATACCTTCGTGCTGATGAATCACCATTATGGCATTTAAGTCAAATTGCTGATCCTAAACATACCGAACAGGAATTGCGTAATTATTTAGGTGGTTTTGATTTTCGCGGTGATAAAGTAAAAGAAGCGGTTAAGACCTTCTCAGGCGGAGAAAAAGCCCGACTAGTATTAGCATTGATTGTCTGGCAACGCCCTAATCTGCTCTTGCTTGATGAACCGACTAACCATTTAGATTTGGATATGCGACAAGCCTTAACCGAAGCGCTAATTGATTTTGAAGGGGCAATTGTGGTGGTATCCCATGATCGCCATTTACTACGTTCAACCACAGATGAATTTTATTTAGTACATGATCAATTAGTGGAACCATTTAATGGCGATTTAGAAGATTATCAAAAATGGCTCAATAATGATCAAAAAGATAATAAGAAGCAAGAGACTGAAATCATTACACCACCAATTGAAAATCTTTCAGCGCAAGAAAAAAAAGAGTTAAAACGAAAAGAAGCGGAATTCAGAGCACAAATGCAACCACTAAAAAAAGCGTTACAACAAACTGAAAACCGTATTGAACAGATCAGATCATCTTTAGATGCCGTTGAGCAACAACTCGTTGATCCACAACTTTATGATTCACAAAATAAAACTAAATTGACAGATTTGCTATTAAAACAAAATCAATTAAAAATTGACTTAGATACACAAGAAAAAAATTGGTTAGATATTCAAGAACAATTGGATAATTTTGTTCTAATTACATAA
- a CDS encoding carbonic anhydrase: MKKLIKTLPILMACTGIMASAIAGPHWGYEGKETPENWGKLSPEYQMCDLGKNQSPVNITGPIHAEVNNLDIHYDLISGTIINNGHTVQINDKNANDYLTVDGEQFKLTQFHFHAPSENQINGKTYPMEAHFVNQNKDGELLVMAVMLEEGKSNPIAAQLLSLLNDKENTPTNINGIDIRTFLPEVSDYYRFSGSLTTPPCSEGVTWIVLKQPITLSKSEITKFKSVFKHHNNRPVQPLHGRLIISN, from the coding sequence ATGAAAAAACTAATTAAAACACTTCCAATTTTAATGGCCTGTACCGGAATTATGGCATCCGCAATAGCTGGCCCTCATTGGGGTTATGAAGGGAAAGAAACACCGGAAAATTGGGGTAAGTTGTCACCAGAATATCAAATGTGCGATCTTGGTAAAAACCAATCACCCGTTAATATTACTGGGCCTATTCATGCAGAAGTAAATAATCTAGACATTCATTATGATTTGATTTCAGGTACAATTATTAATAATGGTCACACTGTGCAAATCAATGACAAAAATGCCAATGATTACCTAACTGTAGATGGTGAACAATTCAAATTAACACAATTCCATTTCCATGCCCCAAGTGAAAATCAAATCAATGGTAAAACTTATCCTATGGAAGCGCATTTTGTTAATCAAAATAAAGACGGTGAGTTATTAGTAATGGCTGTTATGTTAGAGGAAGGAAAAAGTAATCCAATTGCTGCGCAGTTATTAAGCTTATTGAATGATAAAGAAAATACCCCAACTAATATTAATGGTATCGATATTCGTACTTTTTTACCTGAAGTTAGTGATTACTATCGTTTTTCTGGTTCATTAACTACGCCACCGTGTTCTGAAGGGGTCACATGGATAGTGCTAAAACAACCAATCACATTATCAAAATCAGAAATTACAAAATTTAAATCCGTATTCAAACATCATAATAACCGCCCGGTCCAACCATTACATGGGCGTCTTATCATTTCAAATTAA
- the purH gene encoding bifunctional phosphoribosylaminoimidazolecarboxamide formyltransferase/IMP cyclohydrolase, producing the protein MQQNRIIRRALLSVSDKTGIVEFARALSQRNVEILSTGGTAKLLLENHIPVIEVSDYTGFPEMMDGRVKTLHPKIHGGILGRRDVDSQIMQEHNIAPIDMVVVNLYPFAKTVAQPDCRFEDAVENIDIGGPTMVRAAAKNHQDVAIVVNNQDYDIIIKMMDNQQNALTFEFRFNLAVKAFEHTAHYDGMIANYFGQFVTPYFNESKQLSGQFPRTLNLQFTKKQDMRYGENSHQKAAFYIENNLSEASVSTATQLQGKELSYNNIADTDAALECVKEFSQPACVIVKHANPCGVAVADSIYDAYLRAYQTDPTSAFGGIIAFNQPLNLKTAQAIIEKQFVEVIIAPSIEEEALNILSTKKNIRVLVCGKWDQRQSGWDFKRVNGGLLVQDRDLAMVNETDFHIVTQRKPSADEIADCLFCWKVAKFVKSNAIVYAKDHATIGIGAGQMSRVYSAKIAGIKAQDENLSIAGSVMASDAFFPFRDGIDAAAKVGVTCVIQPGGSIRDDEVIQAANEHNMAMIFTQMRHFRH; encoded by the coding sequence GTGCAACAAAATCGTATAATTCGACGCGCCCTGTTAAGCGTGTCAGACAAAACTGGTATTGTTGAATTTGCAAGAGCCCTTTCCCAACGTAATGTTGAAATTCTATCCACTGGCGGAACTGCCAAACTCCTATTAGAAAACCATATACCTGTTATTGAAGTTTCTGATTATACTGGTTTCCCAGAGATGATGGATGGGCGTGTAAAAACGCTACATCCCAAAATTCATGGTGGAATATTAGGACGTCGTGATGTTGATTCACAAATAATGCAAGAACATAATATTGCACCTATTGATATGGTAGTTGTTAACCTTTATCCGTTTGCTAAAACTGTGGCGCAACCAGATTGCCGTTTCGAAGATGCGGTTGAAAATATCGATATTGGTGGACCGACAATGGTAAGAGCAGCGGCCAAAAACCACCAAGATGTCGCTATCGTCGTAAATAATCAAGATTATGATATTATCATCAAAATGATGGATAATCAGCAGAATGCATTAACCTTTGAATTTCGTTTTAACTTGGCAGTCAAAGCATTTGAACATACTGCACACTATGACGGTATGATTGCAAACTATTTCGGACAATTTGTAACCCCTTATTTTAATGAATCTAAACAGCTTTCAGGACAGTTCCCGCGTACACTTAATTTACAGTTCACTAAAAAACAAGATATGCGTTACGGGGAAAATAGTCATCAAAAAGCAGCATTTTATATTGAAAATAACTTATCTGAAGCCAGTGTATCTACAGCAACACAATTACAGGGAAAAGAATTATCTTATAATAACATAGCTGATACTGATGCAGCCCTTGAATGTGTCAAAGAGTTTTCTCAACCTGCTTGCGTCATAGTAAAACATGCTAACCCTTGTGGTGTGGCTGTAGCTGATTCAATTTATGATGCTTATCTGCGTGCTTATCAAACTGATCCAACCTCGGCTTTCGGTGGTATCATCGCCTTTAACCAACCGCTTAACCTAAAAACCGCTCAAGCTATTATTGAGAAGCAATTTGTAGAAGTCATTATTGCCCCATCCATTGAAGAGGAGGCATTAAACATATTATCTACCAAAAAGAACATACGAGTTTTAGTTTGTGGTAAATGGGATCAACGACAAAGTGGTTGGGATTTTAAGCGTGTAAATGGCGGATTATTAGTACAAGATCGTGATCTAGCAATGGTCAATGAAACCGATTTTCACATCGTAACACAGCGTAAACCTAGCGCAGATGAAATAGCTGACTGTTTATTTTGTTGGAAAGTAGCCAAGTTTGTTAAATCCAATGCCATCGTTTATGCCAAAGATCATGCCACTATTGGAATTGGAGCAGGACAAATGAGTCGAGTTTATTCAGCGAAAATCGCCGGAATTAAAGCGCAAGATGAAAATCTATCGATTGCTGGTTCCGTCATGGCTTCAGATGCTTTTTTCCCATTTCGAGATGGAATTGATGCTGCGGCAAAAGTTGGAGTCACATGCGTTATTCAGCCCGGTGGTTCAATTCGCGATGATGAAGTCATTCAAGCCGCTAATGAACATAATATGGCAATGATCTTCACTCAAATGCGACATTTCCGTCATTAA
- the purD gene encoding phosphoribosylamine--glycine ligase, whose amino-acid sequence MKVLIIGSGGREHALGWKVAQSPLVSQIFVAPGNAGTALETKLQNIDIAVTDIKGLVTFAKQQSIDLTIVGPEAPLVIGVVDAFRREGLAIFGPTQAAAQLEGSKAFTKDFLARHKIPTAEYQNFTEIEPAIAYLREKGAPIVIKADGLAAGKGVIVAMTLKEAEDAVRDMLAGNIFGEAGHRVVIEEFLDGEEASFIVMVDGKNVEPMATSQDHKRVGDHDTGLNTGGMGAYSPAPVVTSAIFNRVMEQIIYPTVNGMASEGNTYTGFLYAGLMIDQQGNPKVIEFNCRFGDPETQPIMMRLQSDLVELCLAAVNGKLDSIQSKWDPRPALGVVMAANGYPGKYTTHDEIHGLPLNSTPDSKVFHAGTVLENGKVYTHGGRVLCVTALGNSVLQAQQHAYALLKPIHWRGCFYRHDIGYRAIEREIT is encoded by the coding sequence ATGAAAGTACTTATTATTGGTAGTGGTGGTCGTGAGCATGCATTGGGTTGGAAAGTGGCACAATCACCATTAGTCAGTCAAATCTTTGTTGCACCAGGTAATGCAGGTACAGCACTGGAAACTAAGCTACAGAATATAGATATAGCGGTTACTGATATTAAAGGATTAGTTACTTTTGCGAAACAACAGTCCATTGATTTAACGATAGTAGGTCCTGAAGCACCATTAGTTATTGGTGTCGTAGATGCCTTTCGTCGGGAAGGTTTAGCAATTTTTGGTCCAACACAAGCTGCTGCTCAACTGGAAGGCTCAAAAGCCTTTACCAAAGATTTTCTAGCTCGTCATAAAATCCCAACGGCTGAATATCAAAATTTCACTGAAATTGAACCGGCTATTGCTTATCTTAGAGAAAAAGGCGCCCCCATTGTCATAAAAGCCGATGGTCTTGCTGCCGGTAAAGGCGTAATCGTTGCTATGACACTTAAAGAAGCGGAAGATGCAGTACGAGATATGCTAGCTGGGAATATTTTTGGTGAAGCAGGTCATAGAGTTGTAATTGAAGAATTTCTTGATGGTGAAGAAGCTAGTTTTATTGTAATGGTCGATGGAAAAAATGTTGAACCAATGGCAACCAGTCAAGACCATAAACGCGTGGGTGACCATGATACAGGTCTAAATACCGGAGGTATGGGCGCATACTCACCTGCTCCGGTAGTGACTTCTGCAATATTTAATCGAGTAATGGAGCAAATTATCTACCCAACTGTAAATGGTATGGCGTCGGAAGGAAATACTTATACTGGATTTTTATACGCAGGATTAATGATTGATCAACAAGGCAATCCTAAGGTCATTGAATTTAACTGTCGTTTTGGTGATCCTGAAACTCAGCCAATTATGATGCGATTGCAATCTGATTTAGTAGAATTATGCTTAGCCGCAGTGAATGGCAAGCTAGATTCTATACAATCAAAATGGGATCCTAGACCTGCATTAGGGGTTGTAATGGCAGCCAATGGTTACCCGGGCAAATATACTACGCATGATGAAATCCATGGCTTACCGCTTAACTCAACGCCTGATAGCAAAGTTTTCCACGCGGGTACCGTGTTAGAAAATGGCAAAGTTTATACCCATGGTGGACGAGTATTGTGTGTAACCGCTTTAGGCAATAGTGTTTTACAAGCTCAACAACATGCCTATGCCTTACTTAAGCCAATCCACTGGCGTGGTTGTTTTTACCGACATGATATTGGCTACCGTGCTATTGAACGTGAAATAACATAA
- the adhE gene encoding bifunctional acetaldehyde-CoA/alcohol dehydrogenase, with protein sequence MAVTSLKELDELLVRVKQAQQVYATFTQEQVDKIFVAAATAAAAARIPLAQQAVAESGMGIVEDKVIKNLFAAEYILNKYRNDKTCGIVAENDPFGTITIAEPLGIICGIVPTTNPTSTAIFKSLISLKTRNAIVFSPHPRAKKSTIEAARIVLDAAIKAGAPKDIIGWIDEPSIELSNALMHHDDIAAILATGGPGMVKAAYSSGKPALGVGAGNTPVIIDETADLKRAVASVLMSKTFDNGMICASEQAIVVVDSVYDEVRRLLTHYGAYVLNAKETKAVQGIILNDKGALNANIVGQPATKIAELAGIKVPAGSKVLVGEVSKVDLSEPFAHEKLSPTLAMFKAKSFEDAVDKAEKLVEMGGLGHTSVLYTDQDRNRERITYFGSKMKTCRILINQPAAHGGIGDLYNFDLAPSLTLGCGSWGGNSVSENVGPKHLINKKVIAKRAENMLWHKLPSSIYFKRGSLPVALSEVIEQGAKRVFVVTDKFLFNNGYSKQITDQLEAQGVICETFFDVEADPTLSVVRKGTESMSAFKPDTIIALGGGSPMDAAKIMWVLYEHPETKFDELALRFMDIRKRTCHFPNMGEKAKLICVTTTSGTGSEVTPFAVVTDDATGQKYPLADYAITPNMAIVDANLVMTMPKSLCAAGGYDAVTHALEAYVSIMASEFSDGQALQALSLLKAYLPASYKEGANNPIAREKVHSAATLAGVAFAQAFLGVCHSMAHKIGAAFHIPHGVANAMLISNVVRFNATDKPTKQGTFSQYGHPKAVSRYAEIADHLGLTSASDKDDKKVEKLIGWLDQLRKDLDIPFSIKEFGIDEKLFLSQVDQLAVDAFDDQCTGANPRYPLIAELKQILLDTYYGRPYQDKGDISEDVAIKTAAKGAAKA encoded by the coding sequence ATGGCAGTAACTAGCTTAAAAGAGTTAGATGAACTTCTCGTGCGCGTTAAACAAGCACAACAAGTTTATGCAACCTTCACTCAAGAGCAAGTTGATAAAATCTTCGTTGCAGCAGCAACAGCAGCAGCAGCAGCCCGAATTCCTTTAGCGCAACAAGCTGTTGCCGAATCAGGAATGGGTATTGTAGAAGATAAAGTAATTAAAAATCTATTTGCAGCAGAGTATATTCTAAATAAATACCGTAATGATAAGACTTGTGGTATTGTTGCTGAAAATGATCCGTTTGGAACCATAACTATCGCAGAACCACTTGGTATTATTTGTGGTATTGTTCCAACAACTAATCCAACTTCCACTGCAATTTTTAAATCTCTCATCAGCTTAAAAACTCGTAATGCGATTGTTTTTTCACCTCACCCGCGTGCTAAAAAATCAACTATTGAAGCAGCTCGTATTGTATTGGATGCAGCGATCAAAGCGGGGGCACCAAAAGATATTATTGGTTGGATTGATGAGCCATCTATCGAATTATCAAATGCATTAATGCATCATGATGATATCGCAGCTATTCTTGCAACGGGTGGTCCTGGTATGGTGAAAGCTGCTTATAGTTCAGGTAAACCAGCACTAGGTGTAGGAGCAGGTAATACGCCAGTAATTATTGATGAAACCGCGGATTTAAAACGTGCAGTTGCTTCTGTATTAATGTCTAAAACTTTCGATAACGGTATGATCTGTGCATCAGAACAAGCAATTGTAGTTGTTGATTCAGTATATGATGAAGTACGTCGTTTACTAACTCACTACGGTGCTTATGTTCTTAATGCAAAAGAAACTAAAGCGGTTCAAGGCATCATTTTAAATGATAAAGGTGCTTTAAATGCTAATATTGTTGGTCAGCCTGCAACTAAAATTGCTGAGCTAGCTGGTATCAAAGTTCCAGCAGGTTCTAAAGTATTAGTTGGAGAAGTATCTAAAGTTGATTTATCTGAACCATTTGCTCATGAAAAACTATCACCAACTTTAGCTATGTTTAAAGCAAAAAGCTTTGAAGATGCCGTTGATAAAGCTGAAAAATTAGTTGAAATGGGTGGTTTAGGACATACTTCAGTTTTATACACTGATCAAGATAGGAATCGTGAACGTATTACTTATTTTGGCAGCAAAATGAAAACTTGCCGTATTTTAATCAACCAACCTGCTGCTCATGGTGGTATCGGCGATTTATATAACTTTGATTTAGCACCTTCTTTAACATTAGGTTGTGGATCATGGGGAGGAAACTCAGTTTCAGAAAATGTGGGTCCAAAACATCTTATCAACAAGAAAGTTATCGCTAAGAGAGCAGAAAATATGTTATGGCATAAATTACCAAGTTCTATTTATTTCAAACGTGGTTCACTCCCAGTTGCTTTAAGTGAAGTTATTGAACAAGGTGCAAAACGCGTTTTTGTTGTAACTGATAAGTTCTTGTTCAACAATGGTTACTCAAAACAAATTACTGATCAATTAGAAGCACAAGGTGTAATTTGCGAAACTTTCTTTGATGTTGAAGCTGATCCAACTTTAAGTGTGGTTCGTAAAGGTACTGAATCAATGAGTGCGTTCAAACCTGATACAATTATTGCATTAGGTGGTGGTTCACCAATGGATGCGGCAAAAATCATGTGGGTACTTTATGAACATCCAGAAACTAAATTTGATGAATTAGCATTACGTTTCATGGATATCCGTAAACGTACTTGTCACTTCCCTAATATGGGTGAAAAAGCAAAACTCATTTGTGTAACAACTACTTCTGGTACAGGTTCTGAAGTAACACCATTTGCGGTAGTAACTGATGATGCTACAGGTCAAAAATACCCATTAGCGGATTATGCAATTACACCAAATATGGCGATTGTTGATGCAAATTTAGTGATGACTATGCCAAAATCATTATGTGCTGCTGGTGGTTATGATGCCGTTACTCATGCATTAGAAGCTTATGTATCAATTATGGCAAGTGAATTCTCCGATGGGCAAGCATTACAAGCATTAAGTTTATTAAAAGCTTACTTACCAGCCAGTTATAAAGAAGGTGCTAACAACCCAATTGCTCGAGAAAAAGTACATAGTGCAGCAACATTAGCAGGTGTAGCATTTGCTCAAGCATTCTTAGGTGTTTGTCACTCTATGGCGCATAAAATTGGTGCAGCATTCCATATTCCACACGGTGTGGCAAATGCGATGTTAATTAGCAATGTTGTACGCTTTAATGCAACAGATAAACCAACTAAGCAAGGTACGTTCAGCCAATATGGTCATCCTAAAGCGGTTAGCCGTTATGCGGAAATTGCAGATCATTTAGGTTTAACGTCTGCATCTGATAAAGATGATAAGAAAGTTGAAAAATTAATTGGTTGGTTAGATCAATTAAGAAAAGATCTTGATATTCCTTTCTCTATTAAAGAGTTTGGTATTGATGAGAAATTATTCTTATCACAAGTTGATCAACTTGCAGTTGATGCATTTGATGACCAATGTACGGGTGCAAATCCACGTTATCCGTTAATTGCTGAATTAAAACAAATTCTTCTTGATACATATTATGGACGTCCATATCAAGATAAAGGCGATATCAGCGAAGACGTAGCAATCAAAACTGCTGCAAAGGGTGCAGCTAAAGCTTAA
- the tcdA gene encoding tRNA cyclic N6-threonylcarbamoyladenosine(37) synthase TcdA — protein sequence MSNTFSDDYYQRFSGIARLYGESALATFSRAHICVIGIGGVGSWVAESLVRSGIGEITLIDMDDVCITNTNRQIHALKSNIGRAKTEVMAERLKQINPQCRVHCIDDFINQDNVSEYLGERTSPRFQFIVDAIDSVRDKAAVLAYCRRNKLKVITIGGAGGQKDPTKIQIADLAKTIQDPLLAKLRERLKNNYKLTKDSKGKYGITCVFSTEQLTYPTVNGLTCQIKSEAQGVKKMDCSSGFGAITTVTATFGFVAVSYILAKLAS from the coding sequence ATGTCTAACACATTTTCTGACGATTATTATCAACGCTTTAGTGGCATAGCTCGTTTATACGGTGAGTCGGCACTTGCGACATTTTCACGCGCACATATTTGTGTGATTGGTATTGGTGGCGTCGGTTCATGGGTGGCGGAATCTCTTGTGCGTAGTGGTATTGGTGAAATTACATTAATTGATATGGATGATGTATGTATTACTAATACCAATCGGCAAATTCATGCACTTAAAAGCAATATCGGTCGAGCTAAAACAGAAGTTATGGCTGAGCGATTAAAACAAATTAACCCACAATGCCGTGTTCATTGTATCGATGATTTTATTAATCAAGATAATGTAAGTGAATATTTAGGGGAACGAACTTCACCTAGATTTCAATTTATCGTCGATGCGATTGATTCAGTACGGGATAAAGCGGCAGTATTAGCCTATTGTCGAAGAAATAAGCTTAAAGTTATTACCATTGGTGGTGCAGGTGGACAAAAAGATCCAACTAAAATTCAAATTGCAGATTTAGCCAAGACAATACAAGATCCACTGTTAGCTAAATTGCGCGAGCGTTTAAAAAATAATTATAAATTAACTAAAGACAGTAAAGGTAAATATGGTATTACTTGCGTATTTTCGACCGAACAATTGACTTATCCCACTGTAAATGGGTTGACCTGTCAAATTAAAAGTGAGGCACAAGGCGTAAAAAAGATGGATTGTTCGTCAGGATTTGGTGCAATAACCACCGTAACAGCGACATTTGGTTTCGTTGCTGTTAGCTATATATTAGCTAAATTAGCCTCTTAA
- the glnS gene encoding glutamine--tRNA ligase produces the protein MSGVEARPTNFIRQIIDNDLAEAKYKTIQTRFPPEPNGYLHIGHAKSICLNFGIAQDYRGKCNLRFDDTNPAKEDVEYVESIKYDVQWLGFKWDGEVRYSSDYFDQLYHYAIELIEKGLAYVDELTPDEIREYRGTLTQPGKNSPYRDRSIDENLSLFNKMKNGDFAEGKACLRAKIDMASPFIVMRDPVLYRIKFASHHQTGDKWCIYPMYDFTHCISDAIENITHSLCTLEFQDNRRLYDWVLDNITISARPHQYEFSRLNLEYAITSKRKLNLLVSEKIVDGWDDPRMPTVSGMRRRGYTPAAIRDFCQRIGVTKQENTVEMSTLEFCVREDLNQNAPRAMAVIDPVKVVIENYSDHLDEVLNMPNHPNRPELGNREVVFTRELFIDRADFREEANKNYKRLVLGKEVRLRNAYVIRADRVEKDENGEITTIYCSYDPATLNKNPEDGRKVKGVIHWVSAKFALPAEIRLYDRLFNTPNPGSADDFLTTINPNSLIIKQGLVEPSLRNSEPAVAYQFEREGYFCLDSKYSSDDKLVFNRTVGLRDSWNE, from the coding sequence TAAATATAAAACTATCCAAACCCGTTTCCCACCAGAACCTAATGGTTATTTGCATATTGGTCATGCTAAATCGATTTGTTTAAATTTTGGCATCGCTCAAGACTATCGTGGTAAATGTAATCTTCGATTTGATGATACCAATCCAGCAAAAGAAGATGTCGAATATGTGGAGTCAATCAAATATGATGTGCAATGGTTAGGTTTTAAATGGGATGGCGAAGTTCGTTATTCATCAGATTATTTTGATCAGCTTTATCACTATGCAATCGAGTTGATTGAGAAAGGTCTAGCTTATGTCGATGAATTGACACCTGATGAGATCCGTGAATATCGTGGCACTTTAACCCAACCGGGCAAAAATAGTCCTTATCGTGATCGTTCAATAGATGAAAATCTGTCATTATTCAATAAAATGAAAAATGGTGATTTTGCAGAAGGTAAAGCCTGTTTACGAGCCAAAATTGATATGGCTTCTCCATTTATTGTCATGCGTGACCCGGTGTTATACCGAATTAAATTTGCCAGCCACCATCAAACAGGCGATAAATGGTGCATTTATCCAATGTATGATTTTACCCATTGTATTTCAGATGCTATTGAGAACATCACTCATTCATTATGTACCTTAGAGTTTCAAGATAATCGTCGTCTATATGATTGGGTGTTAGACAACATTACGATTAGCGCTAGACCGCATCAATATGAATTTTCTCGACTGAATTTAGAATATGCTATCACTTCAAAACGTAAGCTTAATCTATTAGTGTCTGAAAAAATTGTTGATGGTTGGGATGATCCTCGTATGCCAACAGTATCAGGAATGCGACGTAGGGGATATACACCGGCTGCAATCCGTGATTTTTGTCAACGTATAGGTGTGACGAAACAAGAGAATACGGTTGAAATGAGCACGTTAGAATTCTGTGTGCGTGAAGACCTGAATCAAAATGCTCCACGTGCGATGGCTGTTATTGATCCAGTTAAAGTCGTTATTGAAAACTATTCAGATCATTTAGATGAGGTTCTGAATATGCCAAATCATCCAAACCGACCAGAATTAGGAAATCGTGAAGTTGTATTTACACGAGAATTATTTATTGATCGTGCCGATTTCCGCGAGGAAGCAAACAAGAATTATAAACGCTTGGTTTTAGGTAAAGAAGTTCGTTTACGTAATGCTTATGTCATTAGAGCGGATCGTGTTGAAAAAGATGAGAATGGCGAGATAACAACTATCTATTGTAGTTATGACCCAGCAACATTAAATAAAAACCCAGAAGATGGTCGCAAAGTTAAGGGTGTCATTCATTGGGTATCAGCTAAATTTGCTTTACCTGCTGAAATCCGTCTCTATGATCGTTTATTCAACACACCAAATCCAGGGTCGGCTGATGACTTTTTAACAACAATAAATCCTAACTCATTAATTATAAAACAAGGGTTAGTTGAACCTAGCCTACGAAATAGTGAGCCAGCAGTAGCCTATCAATTTGAACGCGAAGGATATTTCTGTTTAGATAGTAAATACTCAAGTGACGATAAATTGGTCTTTAATCGTACTGTCGGTTTACGCGATAGTTGGAATGAATAA